In Pseudorasbora parva isolate DD20220531a chromosome 9, ASM2467924v1, whole genome shotgun sequence, the sequence TGTGTGAGGGACCAGTAAGAGCTGAGAGAATGGACTGACTCTAATgcgtctctctctgtgtgtgtcctaacaGCGCTCTGCACAGGCAGCAGTGACGGACAGTGAGAGGATCTTTACTGAGCTGATCCGCTCCATTGAGAGAAGCTGCTCTGAGGTGACGCAGCTGATCAGAGATCAGGAAAAGGTTCTTTTAAGTCAAGCTGAAGAACGACTGAAGCAATTGGAGCAGGAGATTGATGATCTGAGGAGAAGAGACGCTGAGCTGGAGCAGCTTCCACACACAGACGATCACATCCATTTCCTTCAGGTAACAGAGATCTGACAAATAGTATGTTGTGTTTAGTAAGGCAGTCGGAATCTGATTTTCCTGCTGTTTGTCTTTGTGTCTCTGTAGAGTTTCCAGTCTCTCTCTGACCCTTCTGCATCTACAGACTCACTCAGCCTCACTGTCAGTTCTCGTCTCTCTTTTGATGATTTAAGAACTTTTGCCTCTCAGTTGGAAGGAAAACTGCAGCGTGCTTTTAAAGAAGAGAAAGAAAACTTGTGTAGAATAGGTAAAGTATTGAAACACTCATTTACTCTAAGaaatgttaatataatgaaCATCCTAAAAACAACATAATCCCACAACACAATCCATTATAATACATGATGGAAATGAAATATTTTAGCATTGAAGTTCTCTGATGGTTTCCACAGTGAGATACATCGAGGTGATTCCTACTCCTGAATACAAGAGCAGGGAGGAGTTCCTACAATGTAAGTTTTTATTTCCCCCCCAGTAAACatgagcacacacacagaaagaggacagagagacagacaaaaCAGGTTTTATCAAAACgaattttaaaaacaacaatCTTTCTGGATAAATAtctgaaatacattttaaatattgtacACTTGCTAaagattcaaatgtttttttttttacagacaaTACAATCCAAGTctaaaatatagtaaaataatatttaggTTAACCCAGTTATAACAAATGAAAAAGGTGTTTAAGTTTAGTCTTGATTGGAttgcatatttacatttacatttaatcatttagcagacgcttttatccaaagcaacttacaaaaaaggggagagcaatagaagcaacgaaacaaacaaggccaacaacctgtaagagctgtaagaaatctcaattaagtagcacagtacacaatttttatttttttatagccatctacaatagccatctacaacaaaaactcacgtacgcaaaatacagaacactggattttgatagccatgataacatATCATATTGCATTATTGACAACATGAAGAACAAGTTTATTGAGTCATTCAGATTTACTGATTGAAATGTGTTTGCTTTTCAGATTACCAACGGTTCACTCTGGATTCAAATTCAGCCCATAAATACCTCAGGCTCTCTGAGTTGAACAGAACGGTTACTAACTTGAAGAAGGTCCAGCGGTATCCTGATCATCCAGACAGATTCACTCATTTGTGTCAGGTGTTTTgtcgagagagtgtgtgtggacgCAGTTACTGGGAGGTTGAGTGGGCTGGTATAGTGGATATAACAATGTCATATAAGAGCATCAAAAGGAAGGCATGGGGAGATGAGTGTGAGTTTGGTTGTAATGATAAATCCTGGTGTTTGATCTGCTCTGAATCCGGATTCTCATTCGGTCACAATTACTCACTGACTGAATTCCCTGAAGTCTCCATCTCCTGTAGAATAGGAGTGTATGTGGATCACAGTGCAGGAACTCTGTCCTTCTACAGCGTCTCTGACACAATGACCCTCATTCACAGAGTCCACACCACATTCACTCAACCTCTCTATCCTGCTTTTTTAGTTTGCTATAATTCACAAGTAAAATTTTGTGATTCAACCTAATAGACCAAATAGAGCTTTTAACACATTAAGTGCTTTTCCACTATCGGGTTCTGAGAAATGTGATGTTAGGTTCCTGTTCGGTTCGGCATGGTATGATTGTAAAGTTCTCTCTGCACATGCTGATGGAACCCCTGTAGTGATGTAATGACGCTTTTCTACTTTAGTAGCCGATGTAAACATTCTAAATGCCTTATTCCTCAGTGATATTATGCTagcttgctaaataaaaatcCGTTGTCAAAAAAAGTCAAActtttttctttcgttttttgtGATCATCATCCATAACACATTTGTTCCGGTGTGCAGAACAGGGATGGGCAACTTCAGTCCTGAAGATCCATTGTCCTGCAGGGTTTAGATGTAGCtttctagtaatcctgaagaccttgattagcttgtgCAGATGTTTGATTAAGGTTTGAGCTAAACTTTTCGGGACAGTGAAGACTAAGACTGAAGTTGCCTAACCCTGACCTACAGTATCAGTAGTCACCaacttttgttttataaatgtgATGTACTTTCTAATCTTGATTTTGTAGCTTCACAGTGGGAAAGAAAACCTTTAACCATGCAAATAACCTTTAAGATCCCctgttttaatgttgtttttctatgtggtgtttttaatgtgttttaagaCAGGCAACCCACATAAAGCCTAGCAAAAAGTCTAACGACGAAACGTGAGGATATCATTATGATGTAAACAAgaatatatttacataaaaaGAATGGTAATGTTTTCATAATAGTTCAATCACAGACAACCAGCAGTCTAAATGTTCTAAGTCTAAAGTTACTTAGCTGTCTTAG encodes:
- the LOC137089073 gene encoding E3 ubiquitin/ISG15 ligase TRIM25-like; protein product: MAESSISVAQGQFNCSVCLDLLKDPVTIPCGHSYCMSCITGCWDLNDQKGVYSCPQCRQTFTPRPVLGKNTMLAEVVENLRKRKQQTPQLDHYFGEPGDVECDVCTGDKNKAIKSCLVCLESYCQTHFERHEEFHSRKRHKVTDAIGRLQEMICPQHDRLLEMYCRTDQICVCMLCMANEHKTHDTVSPDEERTEKQKLLEGTQKHFRQRIQERQKEIEELREAVESHKRSAQAAVTDSERIFTELIRSIERSCSEVTQLIRDQEKVLLSQAEERLKQLEQEIDDLRRRDAELEQLPHTDDHIHFLQSFQSLSDPSASTDSLSLTVSSRLSFDDLRTFASQLEGKLQRAFKEEKENLCRIVRYIEVIPTPEYKSREEFLQYYQRFTLDSNSAHKYLRLSELNRTVTNLKKVQRYPDHPDRFTHLCQVFCRESVCGRSYWEVEWAGIVDITMSYKSIKRKAWGDECEFGCNDKSWCLICSESGFSFGHNYSLTEFPEVSISCRIGVYVDHSAGTLSFYSVSDTMTLIHRVHTTFTQPLYPAFLVCYNSQVKFCDST